A genomic region of Alicyclobacillus sp. SO9 contains the following coding sequences:
- the trmD gene encoding tRNA (guanosine(37)-N1)-methyltransferase TrmD: MRIRVLTLFPEMFTGVLNESIIKRARDEELVDIEVVNFRDYATDKHRTVDDYPFGGGAGMLLKPAPIFDAVDSVIASLDNHVTSLHQDAARMDVDTRINGDTESAKGREIVLMTPQGAQFTQKMAQELSQLDDLVLICGHYEGFDERIRSFVATKELSVGDFVLTGGEIPAMAVMDAVVRLLPGALGNEASAEEDSFASGLLEHPQYTRPADYRGHTVPAVLLSGNHAKVAQWRHEQSLYRTWIRRPDLLETVALSAEDRRLIDKWERNVSDGKGEGVE; this comes from the coding sequence CTGCGAATCCGAGTTCTAACTCTGTTTCCTGAAATGTTTACGGGTGTGTTGAACGAAAGCATCATTAAACGAGCGCGGGATGAGGAGTTGGTTGATATAGAGGTTGTCAACTTTAGGGATTATGCGACGGACAAGCATCGAACGGTGGATGACTATCCCTTTGGCGGCGGAGCGGGCATGCTTCTGAAGCCGGCTCCGATTTTTGACGCGGTAGATTCGGTCATTGCGTCTTTAGATAATCACGTTACCAGTCTTCATCAGGACGCGGCGAGAATGGATGTCGATACTCGAATCAATGGAGACACCGAGTCTGCAAAGGGGCGAGAAATCGTTCTCATGACGCCGCAGGGGGCGCAGTTTACTCAAAAAATGGCACAAGAACTGTCGCAGTTGGACGATCTCGTATTGATATGCGGACATTACGAAGGCTTCGACGAGCGAATTCGATCTTTTGTTGCGACAAAGGAATTGTCCGTTGGAGATTTTGTGCTGACAGGTGGTGAAATCCCCGCTATGGCCGTAATGGATGCTGTCGTGAGATTATTGCCAGGCGCCTTGGGGAATGAAGCATCTGCTGAGGAAGATTCGTTTGCTTCAGGCCTGCTTGAACATCCTCAGTACACTCGACCAGCCGACTACAGAGGTCACACTGTGCCAGCAGTTCTGTTGTCTGGAAACCATGCCAAGGTTGCACAGTGGCGTCACGAGCAGTCCCTCTACAGAACTTGGATACGCCGCCCGGATTTACTTGAAACAGTTGCCCTGTCTGCTGAGGATCGGCGTTTAATTGACAAGTGGGAACGGAACGTCTCCGACGGAAAGGGAGAAGGCGTGGAGTGA